The stretch of DNA TGGTCCAGCATCGGGGCAGCCAGGTAGGCGGCGATGGATTCATCGGCCGCATCGTCCGACGGATCCTCCATGCCACGGCGCCGCAGCGTGCCTCGCCGTTCGTGACCCGGGTGCTGCGCTGGGAACGCGGTCCCGATGGCCAGGCAAGCTCGAGTATCCTCGTCGACAGCATCCCCACGAGTCACTATCATGCCGGCGGTGGCCTGCTCCGGCTGGGCGACACATTGTTCCTGGGCACCGGCGACGGCACCTGGCCCAAGTATGCCGCGCGGAGTGACGCTGCGCCGGGCAAGATCCTTCGGATCGGGTTGCGTGGCGCGGATAGTGGTCGCCTGCGAGTGGAAGCGAGCGGCTTCCGAAACGTCCAGGGTATTGCGCGGCTGCCTGACGGTCAGCTGTTGGCCATCGAGCACGGCCCAACCGGGATGACCCAGGAACGGGGCCGCGCCGGCAATGACGAGCTCAATCTGATTCGGCGTGGCGCGTCGTATGGGTGGCCCGGGGTGTCGGGTACCGATCGCGCCGATGGCGTCACGATGCCGACCGTGCTCTGGCCGCTCGCGATTGCGCCGTCAGGCCTTGCACTGCTTCCTGCCGCACCGGGCGACACGGCCGTCACTGCATTGGTCTCGTCCCTGCGCAGCGGGATCTGGATGATCGAGTTGGCTCGCAGCGCCGACAGCTGGACTGCGCGGCAAGCAAGCCTGCTGGCCGGGCTGCCGTCGTCAGGGCGGATTCGCGCAGTGTCGGTTGCGCCCGATGGGTCGCTCTGGGTCACGACGAGCAACCGTGATGGTCGAGGTGGACCGCGTGCGGGAGACGACCGGATTCTGCGCGTCCGGGTGGAGCGGAACCAGGTCGTGCCGTGATGCCCCGGACCTCACGGAGCCGGGAGCATTCGGCAGCGTGACGCCAGCAGTCCGGTCGCCGCGCTGAGGTCGAGGTCTGCGAGCAGCAGCCCTTCCT from Gemmatimonadales bacterium encodes:
- a CDS encoding PQQ-dependent sugar dehydrogenase, translating into MIAALLLGACGAPAVRPAPPETGAGAVPVDTAAPMLVVATPDSARWRVVAVDTMATGLEVPWAIAFTPDGRALVTERVGRIRSIDAQGQLDETPWASIDAYALAQGINPETGLMGIALDSTADGREVVYTAVVQHRGSQVGGDGFIGRIVRRILHATAPQRASPFVTRVLRWERGPDGQASSSILVDSIPTSHYHAGGGLLRLGDTLFLGTGDGTWPKYAARSDAAPGKILRIGLRGADSGRLRVEASGFRNVQGIARLPDGQLLAIEHGPTGMTQERGRAGNDELNLIRRGASYGWPGVSGTDRADGVTMPTVLWPLAIAPSGLALLPAAPGDTAVTALVSSLRSGIWMIELARSADSWTARQASLLAGLPSSGRIRAVSVAPDGSLWVTTSNRDGRGGPRAGDDRILRVRVERNQVVP